Sequence from the Clostridia bacterium genome:
GCCGACCTCCGGACCATCTCCCGCCAGCGACCGATATACGTGCAGTGCGCGAGCCAGTCGCGCCAGTAGCCAACCGTCTGCTCGAAAAGTTTCTTGCATTCCTCTTCAGTGACGCCAATCGGCTGATCGGCACTGCCCGGCTCGAGCTCGTGCAACTCGAAACTCAGGGTCTCCTCCGCTCCGAGAGAAAACTCGAGGACGACGCCGGTACCATCCCGTGTCAGCGGCCGGTCGGACGCTAAGGCGAGACTGAGTTGCTTCGTATGGAATGTTGCACCGCCATGCACGAGCTCCGTCTGGTGAGGATCCCGCCCATAGTTGAATGCGGGATTGCATTCCAGACGAAACATCACCCGGCCCCGCACGACACGCACGTGGCGGATCAGGCCGTGAAAGCCCGTTTGCGCTCTCGGCGCGCCCACCGGCATATAGTCGAGAATCTCGGCTACCCCCTGATCGGAGAGGAAGCGTGTAATCAGCACGTTCGTGTCGGGCCAGTACATCTGCTTGCACACCACGCCATCCGTGGAAGCCGGTCCGATCCGAAAGCGGCCGCCCTTGCGTTCATCGAGAATTGCCCCGAAGATGCTCGGAGAATCGAAATTAGGGAAGCAGAACCAATCGATGGACCCATTGATCCCAACCAGGGCGACAGTCCTGAGGTTTCCAACCACGGCGTAGTTTTCGATCGGAAGGTACCCCATGAGCATCAGGGTAGCGCCGCGGGAGTGGCGCGTAACCTTCCACATGGACGTAATCTCGCCTTCGCGTCAATGTGAATGTAGTCCCCGCCCCACTCTTCACCCATGCTTGATGAACGTCCCGTCGTGCAACTCCGCAAACGCCCGCCGCAACTGCTCCTGCGTGTTCATCACGATCGGACCGCGCCAGGCCACCGGCTCCTCAATCGGCCTGCCCGACACCAGCAAGAACCGAACTCCCTCCGGTCCGGCCTCCACAGTGATCTCATCCCCACGGTCGAACAGCACCAGCGAATGATTCCCAGCCTCGTATACCGGCGGGGCATCCGGCTTCGCTACCCGATCCGTCAGGACCGCGCGCGGATCCGAAGCGTCCCGAAATGTGCCGGCTCCCGCGAACACATACGCGAATGCGTTGCGCGTGTGCTCGATTTGGAGCCGCTTCCGCCGTCCGGGCGGCACCGACACATCCACATAACTCGGATCGGCGGCCACGCCCTCCACGGGCCCCCGCTTGCCCCAGAACTCGCCGCAGATCACGCGCACCCGTGTGCCGTCATCGTCTGTCACCTCGGGAATCGCGCCCGACGGGATGTCCTGATACCGCGGCGCGGTCATCTTGAGCGCCGCCGGCAGGTTGGCCCATAGCTGGAACCCGTGCATCCGGCCCTGCGGGTCTCCCTTCGGCATCTCCTGGTGCAGGATGCCGCTGCCCGCCGTCATCCATTGCACATCGCCGGCGGTCATCTTGCCCCGATTGCCCAGGCTGTCGCCGTGCTCCACGGACCCCGCCAGCACGTAGGTAATCGTCTCAATCCCGCGATGCGGATGCCACGGGAACCCGGACAGGTAATCTTCCGGCTTTTCATTGCGGAAATCGTCCAGCAGCAGGAATGGATCGAAATCCTTCGTGGTGCCGAAACCAAACGCGCGCTGTAGCTTCACCCCGGCGCCCTCGATCGTCGGCTTCGCTTGAATGATCTGTCTGACTGGACGTAGCGACATGCCTTCCCCCTCCTTGCCGTCCTTCATGCAGGGCAATGCTTCAGCCTTTCACGAACTCCACATCCAGCGTGATGGTCACGTCATCGCCCACCAGAAGGCCACCGGCTTCCAGTCCGGCATTCCAGGTCAGGCCGAAGTCTTTGCGGTTGATCTTCGTGGTTGCCGACAGTCCCACGCGGGTATTGCCCCATGGATCCTTTGTGGGCGCGGTCGGTCCTTCTACCGTAAACACAACCTCCCGGGTTACCCCGTGGATGGTCAGGTCGCCGGTTGCCCTCAACTCGCCGTCGCCGCTCCGGCTCACGCTCGTGGACCGGAACGACAGCGTCGGGAACTTCTCCACGTCGAAGAAGTCCGCACTCTTCAGGTGCGCGTCGCGCTGGGCGTCCCGCGTGTTGATCGAAGCCGCTTCGATCGAAGCCTCCACCCGGGAGTTTGCCACGTCCCCTTCATCCAGGGTCATCGCGCCGGTAACCGCGGTGAATTGCCCTTTCACATTGGAGATCATCATGTGTCTCACCTTGAACTCGGCCATGGAGTGTACCGGGTCGATGGTCCAGGTACTCGTAGCGGTTTCGGTCGCAGTCTGTATGCTCATGTTGGTTATCCTCTCGGTCTATTGATTCGTTATGCCGATAATCGTTGCAACAAATATCTAACCTGAAACTAGGCCGGCCGGTT
This genomic interval carries:
- a CDS encoding pirin family protein; amino-acid sequence: MSLRPVRQIIQAKPTIEGAGVKLQRAFGFGTTKDFDPFLLLDDFRNEKPEDYLSGFPWHPHRGIETITYVLAGSVEHGDSLGNRGKMTAGDVQWMTAGSGILHQEMPKGDPQGRMHGFQLWANLPAALKMTAPRYQDIPSGAIPEVTDDDGTRVRVICGEFWGKRGPVEGVAADPSYVDVSVPPGRRKRLQIEHTRNAFAYVFAGAGTFRDASDPRAVLTDRVAKPDAPPVYEAGNHSLVLFDRGDEITVEAGPEGVRFLLVSGRPIEEPVAWRGPIVMNTQEQLRRAFAELHDGTFIKHG
- a CDS encoding YceI family protein, coding for MSIQTATETATSTWTIDPVHSMAEFKVRHMMISNVKGQFTAVTGAMTLDEGDVANSRVEASIEAASINTRDAQRDAHLKSADFFDVEKFPTLSFRSTSVSRSGDGELRATGDLTIHGVTREVVFTVEGPTAPTKDPWGNTRVGLSATTKINRKDFGLTWNAGLEAGGLLVGDDVTITLDVEFVKG